In Bacillus sp. Cs-700, one genomic interval encodes:
- the ylbJ gene encoding sporulation integral membrane protein YlbJ, with the protein MNVQVMKTIMLATSVTFVALAVILFPDHTLEASKSGLSMWWDIVFPSLLPFFIISELLIGIGVVRFIGILLEPLMRPLFRVPGSGAFVFAMGIASGFPAGAKYTAHLRQNNDITAIEGERLVSFTNCSNPLFIFAAVAVGFFHNPALGVILAIAHYTGNILVGFVMRFHHPEEAHSTDMIRSSESRLGLAFTALHQTRLIDTRPFGKMMGDAVHSSIKTLLMVGGFIILFSVLNELLGVIGIAAILAGVIRSILLLLQLSPELDIPLLSGMFEITLGSRLASESSTTLLAQAIVTSFILAFNGFSVQAQVASILADTDIRFKPFFFARLLHGFFAAFLTLVIWKPIYLDYLSSGNGSLPVLNREDAPSFIESVYSFLTLTGPWITLFSLLTFIILVTYRAGNQRIFK; encoded by the coding sequence GTGAACGTTCAAGTAATGAAAACCATAATGCTTGCAACGTCCGTGACGTTCGTTGCTCTCGCCGTTATTTTATTTCCTGATCATACACTAGAGGCATCCAAAAGCGGTTTATCCATGTGGTGGGATATAGTCTTCCCATCTCTATTACCCTTTTTTATTATCTCTGAACTCCTAATCGGCATCGGCGTTGTTCGATTTATTGGCATCTTACTAGAACCTTTGATGAGACCCCTTTTTCGTGTACCGGGTTCAGGTGCTTTTGTATTTGCAATGGGCATCGCGTCAGGCTTTCCTGCAGGGGCGAAATATACCGCTCATCTTCGTCAAAATAATGACATTACTGCCATTGAAGGAGAACGTCTTGTTTCGTTTACAAACTGCTCAAACCCGCTTTTTATTTTCGCCGCCGTTGCAGTTGGTTTTTTCCATAATCCCGCACTTGGCGTTATTTTAGCGATCGCCCACTACACAGGTAATATTCTAGTTGGATTCGTGATGCGTTTTCACCATCCCGAAGAAGCTCATTCTACTGATATGATTCGCTCTTCTGAGTCACGACTCGGACTTGCTTTTACCGCTCTCCATCAAACACGGCTTATAGATACACGGCCATTCGGAAAAATGATGGGTGATGCTGTTCATTCTTCGATTAAAACATTATTAATGGTTGGTGGCTTCATCATTCTGTTTTCTGTTTTAAATGAGCTACTCGGTGTGATTGGAATCGCTGCTATACTTGCAGGAGTAATTCGGTCCATCCTGCTACTGTTACAGCTATCACCCGAGCTCGATATCCCATTACTTTCTGGAATGTTTGAAATTACGTTAGGAAGCAGACTAGCAAGTGAAAGCTCTACAACACTTCTTGCTCAAGCGATCGTCACAAGCTTCATTCTCGCTTTTAATGGATTTTCCGTTCAAGCACAGGTAGCAAGTATTTTGGCAGATACCGACATTCGGTTCAAGCCATTTTTTTTCGCGAGATTGCTTCATGGCTTTTTCGCAGCTTTTCTTACACTTGTCATTTGGAAACCTATTTATTTGGATTATTTATCTTCAGGTAACGGCTCTCTTCCCGTATTAAATCGAGAAGATGCCCCCTCTTTTATTGAAAGCGTCTATTCTTTTCTTACGCTAACAGGACCCTGGATCACACTTTTTTCATTACTTACATTTATCATTCTTGTTACTTACCGTGCTGGGAATCAACGGATATTTAAGTAG
- the coaD gene encoding pantetheine-phosphate adenylyltransferase produces MAKIAVCPGSFDPVTFGHLDIIKRGARVFDDIKVVVLNNQSKSTLFSVEERVELLKEATKDIPNVTVDSHHGLLIEYAKKVEASTILRGLRAVSDFEYEMKIASINRKLEDEIETFFMMTNNQYSFLSSSIVKEIAKYHAPVSDLVPEIVESALRQKYAESPLS; encoded by the coding sequence ATGGCAAAAATTGCAGTATGCCCGGGTAGTTTTGATCCAGTAACTTTTGGTCACCTGGATATTATTAAACGAGGTGCAAGAGTGTTTGATGATATTAAAGTTGTTGTGCTTAATAATCAGAGTAAATCCACGTTATTCTCAGTAGAAGAGCGTGTAGAATTGTTAAAAGAAGCAACGAAAGACATTCCGAACGTTACCGTTGATTCTCATCACGGCCTATTAATTGAGTATGCTAAAAAAGTTGAGGCGTCAACGATTTTACGCGGATTGCGTGCGGTATCTGATTTTGAATATGAAATGAAAATTGCTTCAATTAACCGAAAGCTAGAAGATGAAATTGAAACTTTCTTTATGATGACCAACAATCAATACTCCTTTTTAAGTTCAAGTATTGTAAAAGAAATTGCGAAATACCATGCACCTGTCTCCGACCTAGTACCTGAGATCGTTGAAAGTGCCCTCAGACAAAAGTATGCAGAATCCCCGTTAAGTTAA
- a CDS encoding YlbE-like family protein has product MREEVQEFLANRQDLVFFLRNQPVWYRRLSREPYALKEFEEASKTFYGQTFPQKVDRFQNQLNMVNMMLALMTQLKN; this is encoded by the coding sequence ATGCGTGAGGAAGTACAGGAGTTTTTAGCCAATCGTCAGGATCTTGTTTTTTTTCTAAGGAATCAGCCTGTTTGGTATCGCCGATTAAGTAGAGAACCATATGCTTTGAAAGAGTTTGAAGAAGCATCAAAAACGTTCTACGGTCAGACGTTTCCGCAAAAAGTTGACCGTTTCCAGAACCAATTAAACATGGTGAATATGATGCTTGCTTTAATGACCCAATTAAAAAATTAG
- the safA gene encoding SafA/ExsA family spore coat assembly protein codes for MVALPDVALGQTTYTVKSGDTLWKISKRYRIGLTEIISANPHFENPDLIYPGDQVNVPTANPSIEKSKDVGQQVMDLTNEERAKNGLSPLRWNWQVARVARYKSSDMRNKNYFSHQSPTYGSPFNMLESFGVSYRSAGENIAAGQATPEEVVKAWMNSEGHRKNILNPGYTEIGVGYISGGSYGHYWTQMFISK; via the coding sequence ATGGTAGCTCTTCCAGATGTGGCACTTGGTCAAACTACATATACGGTGAAATCTGGAGATACGTTATGGAAAATCTCGAAGCGCTATCGAATCGGTCTTACAGAAATTATTAGCGCCAATCCGCACTTTGAAAATCCAGATCTTATTTATCCTGGTGATCAAGTCAACGTACCAACCGCTAATCCATCCATCGAAAAATCAAAAGATGTCGGTCAACAAGTCATGGACTTAACAAATGAAGAACGAGCAAAAAATGGCCTATCTCCGTTAAGATGGAATTGGCAAGTTGCAAGAGTTGCAAGATATAAGTCCTCAGATATGAGAAACAAAAATTATTTCTCACATCAATCTCCGACGTACGGCTCGCCATTTAACATGCTTGAAAGTTTCGGCGTTAGCTATCGAAGTGCTGGTGAAAATATCGCTGCAGGGCAAGCTACTCCTGAAGAAGTTGTGAAGGCATGGATGAATAGTGAAGGTCACCGAAAAAACATCTTGAACCCCGGTTATACTGAAATTGGTGTAGGTTACATCTCTGGCGGTTCATATGGCCACTACTGGACGCAAATGTTCATTTCAAAATAA
- a CDS encoding PaaI family thioesterase, with protein MKKTLYSLLEGVLKKQRNEYKTYLAGLMGIKSKLLDENTYESIIPVRDLVHNPLQMVHGGITASLIDIAMGSLVHQSLPSDQAAVTSEMNIHFLSKGDGNELRCRSHIVFKSHARWVIKANVYRDDGTIVATATGNFIVIPRKV; from the coding sequence ATGAAAAAAACTCTCTATTCATTATTAGAAGGCGTGTTAAAGAAACAAAGAAATGAATATAAGACGTATTTAGCTGGGTTAATGGGAATCAAGAGCAAGCTTCTCGATGAAAATACATACGAAAGCATCATACCCGTTCGAGACCTTGTGCATAATCCTCTTCAAATGGTTCATGGAGGCATCACGGCATCCTTAATTGATATTGCGATGGGCTCACTTGTTCACCAATCACTTCCTTCTGATCAGGCAGCAGTGACATCTGAGATGAACATCCACTTCCTATCTAAAGGCGATGGCAATGAATTAAGATGCCGCTCCCATATCGTGTTTAAAAGCCATGCGAGATGGGTCATAAAAGCGAACGTCTATCGAGATGATGGTACAATCGTTGCCACTGCGACCGGTAATTTTATCGTTATCCCTAGAAAGGTTTAA
- the rsmD gene encoding 16S rRNA (guanine(966)-N(2))-methyltransferase RsmD: MRIIAGECKGRQIKPVPGTSTRPTTDKVRESIYNIIGPFFEGGFALDLYGGSGALGIEALSRGIEKCVFVDRESKAIETIKSNLEQTNFTESAEVFRNDSKRALKALQKREVKFSLVLLDPPYHKEQILHDLEKLTAYHLLDDQATIVVEHKKEVTLPEAYAGLRMIREETYSGKTTISIYTYEQLRVEEEK, from the coding sequence ATGCGTATAATTGCAGGAGAATGTAAAGGAAGGCAAATTAAGCCTGTCCCTGGAACTTCTACAAGACCAACAACAGATAAAGTAAGAGAATCAATTTATAACATCATTGGCCCATTTTTTGAAGGTGGTTTCGCTCTTGATTTGTATGGCGGTAGTGGAGCACTAGGCATTGAAGCTTTAAGTCGTGGTATTGAAAAATGTGTGTTTGTTGATCGAGAAAGTAAGGCGATTGAAACAATTAAATCGAATTTGGAGCAAACGAATTTTACGGAATCGGCTGAAGTTTTTCGGAATGATTCAAAGCGTGCGCTAAAAGCTCTTCAAAAACGAGAGGTTAAATTTTCACTTGTTTTATTAGACCCTCCATATCATAAAGAGCAAATCTTGCACGACCTTGAAAAGCTTACGGCTTATCATTTGTTAGACGATCAAGCAACGATTGTCGTCGAGCACAAAAAAGAAGTGACGCTTCCAGAAGCCTATGCGGGATTGCGAATGATTCGTGAAGAAACGTATAGCGGGAAAACAACGATATCCATTTATACATATGAGCAGTTGCGTGTTGAGGAGGAGAAATAG
- a CDS encoding YlbF family regulator: MIATLDSVMILDQAEELGFLIKDSEVAHEYHEARKQLSKDREAQRLIKRFTEMKELYDEVQRFGRYHPDFMTITVKVREAKRDMDLHEAVAAFKKAETELEGLLVEVCSLLAGEVSPSIKVPSGNPFFDNQSCGGGCGSGGSCGCG; encoded by the coding sequence ATGATTGCTACTCTAGATAGTGTTATGATTTTAGATCAGGCTGAAGAGCTTGGATTTTTGATAAAAGATTCAGAAGTAGCTCATGAATATCATGAGGCTAGGAAGCAGTTATCGAAAGATCGGGAGGCGCAGCGTTTAATTAAACGCTTCACGGAAATGAAAGAACTTTATGATGAGGTTCAGCGTTTTGGGCGTTATCATCCTGACTTTATGACGATTACTGTAAAAGTACGTGAAGCGAAGCGAGATATGGACCTTCACGAAGCAGTAGCCGCATTTAAGAAAGCGGAGACAGAACTTGAAGGTCTTCTTGTAGAGGTTTGTTCTCTATTAGCTGGTGAAGTTTCTCCTTCTATTAAAGTTCCTTCCGGAAATCCTTTCTTTGATAACCAATCGTGTGGTGGAGGCTGCGGCTCAGGCGGCAGCTGCGGTTGTGGATAA
- a CDS encoding SepM family pheromone-processing serine protease has product MNRSTKKFTYVWAIVIVLVAAFTFIDLPYYVTTPGEARVLDEVINVDGGSQDGGEFMLTTVRVGEANVIQYIWAQFNEYHELIEEDLIKREGESDEEYHQRQLDVMANSQTSATIVAYQAANKDITITKNGVLVTGIIEGMPADGKLELGDLIVEVDGEKVEETEQLLEQLGSYEKSDTVNLTIKREDKEMKVELGFADFPKAYNAEDGKVGVGITGPVTATTIETDPSIKINTDEIGGPSAGLMFSLEIYNQLTEEDWTKGYEIAGTGTINDEGEVGPIGGIKQKIVAADGSGAEIFFAPVAHSNYDDALEAGKDIDTDMKIVPVETFEDAREYLKQLKEK; this is encoded by the coding sequence ATGAATCGAAGCACCAAGAAATTCACCTATGTTTGGGCAATTGTTATTGTATTGGTGGCGGCCTTTACATTTATTGACCTCCCCTATTATGTGACAACACCGGGAGAAGCGAGAGTATTAGATGAAGTAATCAACGTTGATGGTGGTTCACAAGATGGTGGAGAATTTATGCTGACGACTGTTCGAGTGGGAGAAGCAAACGTTATTCAATATATCTGGGCCCAATTTAACGAATATCATGAGTTAATTGAAGAAGATTTGATTAAACGTGAAGGTGAGTCGGATGAAGAGTACCATCAAAGACAGCTAGATGTTATGGCAAACTCACAAACGAGTGCGACAATTGTAGCATACCAAGCAGCGAATAAGGACATTACCATTACAAAAAATGGTGTTCTCGTAACCGGAATCATTGAAGGAATGCCGGCAGATGGGAAGTTAGAACTAGGAGATTTAATTGTTGAGGTTGATGGAGAGAAAGTGGAAGAAACCGAACAGCTTCTTGAGCAACTTGGCTCCTATGAAAAGTCAGACACGGTTAACTTAACCATTAAAAGAGAAGATAAGGAAATGAAGGTGGAGCTTGGTTTTGCAGATTTTCCTAAAGCTTATAATGCTGAAGACGGTAAAGTAGGTGTTGGAATTACAGGTCCTGTGACAGCAACAACGATCGAAACAGATCCTTCTATTAAAATCAATACGGACGAAATTGGTGGACCATCAGCAGGGTTAATGTTTTCACTTGAAATTTATAACCAATTAACAGAAGAGGATTGGACAAAAGGGTATGAAATTGCTGGAACAGGTACAATCAACGACGAAGGTGAAGTTGGACCGATTGGTGGAATAAAACAGAAGATCGTGGCTGCAGATGGATCAGGGGCAGAAATTTTCTTTGCACCGGTTGCTCACTCCAATTATGATGATGCCCTAGAAGCAGGAAAAGATATTGATACCGATATGAAGATTGTTCCTGTGGAAACTTTTGAAGATGCTCGTGAGTACTTAAAACAATTGAAAGAAAAGTAA
- a CDS encoding MFS transporter — MENWKRNVWILFGSQFLVLGAMTMIMPFLPLYVQELGVEGESQISLWSGVIFGANFLTAFLFSPFWGRMADRHGRKLMLLRSGFGMAIVIILTGFATGPWSLLGLRLLNGVVSGFIPAAIALVATNTPKEHVGYALGTLNSGAVAGAICGPLFGGLMAETFGFRMIFNITGIVILLAAFVVLFLVKEEKKPEPSAKNEKSNAIKDFKKVTVHSPMLSLMLVGFLVQFALLGMNPLIPLFVQQLTAGGNVALFAGIAASVMGVANMLASPKLGKVGDRKGSHHVLYYSLIGAAIFSIPQAFVQELWQLIALRFLLGLCIGGLLPSVNSLVKTLSPAGMESRTYSFSNSAVYLGNLLGPITGGAIVALVGTRGLFLFAGIILLISVAYVKRKVLPILDRRRTVYEAKEIPS, encoded by the coding sequence GTGGAGAATTGGAAACGAAATGTATGGATTTTGTTTGGTAGTCAATTTTTAGTCCTAGGTGCCATGACGATGATCATGCCATTTCTCCCTTTATACGTGCAAGAACTCGGTGTAGAAGGGGAAAGTCAAATTAGCCTCTGGTCAGGCGTCATTTTCGGAGCGAATTTTTTAACAGCATTTTTATTTTCACCATTCTGGGGACGTATGGCAGATCGCCATGGACGAAAGCTAATGCTTCTTCGTTCTGGCTTCGGTATGGCAATCGTTATTATTTTAACCGGATTTGCCACAGGTCCCTGGTCTTTACTTGGTTTACGTTTGCTTAATGGGGTTGTTTCAGGGTTTATCCCTGCTGCCATTGCACTTGTTGCAACGAATACACCAAAAGAGCACGTTGGGTACGCGCTCGGTACGCTAAACTCAGGAGCGGTTGCAGGTGCCATTTGTGGTCCTTTATTTGGAGGATTAATGGCAGAAACGTTTGGCTTTCGAATGATCTTTAATATTACTGGTATTGTTATTTTACTTGCAGCATTTGTTGTATTATTTCTAGTGAAAGAAGAGAAAAAACCAGAACCCTCAGCCAAAAATGAGAAAAGCAACGCGATAAAAGATTTCAAAAAAGTAACGGTGCATTCTCCGATGCTATCGTTAATGCTTGTAGGTTTTCTTGTACAGTTTGCGCTTCTTGGTATGAATCCACTCATTCCTCTTTTTGTACAGCAGCTTACAGCAGGTGGAAATGTGGCTTTATTTGCAGGTATAGCCGCTTCTGTCATGGGAGTAGCAAATATGTTAGCTTCACCTAAACTTGGAAAAGTTGGAGATCGTAAAGGCTCTCACCACGTTCTCTATTACTCGTTAATAGGGGCTGCGATCTTTTCTATCCCTCAGGCGTTTGTTCAAGAACTTTGGCAATTAATTGCTCTTCGCTTTTTATTAGGGTTATGTATTGGAGGATTGCTTCCTTCAGTCAATTCGTTAGTTAAAACGTTATCGCCTGCTGGCATGGAAAGTAGAACGTATAGCTTCTCGAATAGTGCGGTATATTTAGGGAACTTACTTGGACCTATAACGGGGGGAGCCATTGTCGCGTTGGTTGGGACAAGAGGTCTGTTTTTATTTGCAGGGATCATATTGTTGATCAGCGTAGCGTATGTAAAAAGAAAAGTTCTCCCAATCCTTGATCGGAGACGCACCGTTTATGAAGCAAAAGAAATTCCATCTTAA
- a CDS encoding methylthioribose kinase, which produces MIQRFIELGEGYSDIYELVELARTNSHRVHRLLVLKTIKNNREVLSPVVVLKPAGEGNLQPLYISREGIPAKEHAVQRQELFEALSDEIETPIIPIEVKPSSEFNEVDLYFNYIIGILRLNNLIPPLQ; this is translated from the coding sequence ATGATTCAACGCTTTATCGAGCTTGGTGAAGGCTATTCTGATATATATGAATTAGTTGAACTTGCAAGAACGAATTCACATCGCGTCCACCGTTTACTCGTACTTAAAACCATTAAGAATAACAGGGAGGTTTTATCACCAGTAGTCGTCTTAAAACCCGCTGGAGAAGGAAACCTACAGCCTCTTTACATATCTAGAGAAGGGATTCCTGCAAAAGAGCATGCTGTACAGCGCCAGGAACTATTTGAAGCATTAAGCGATGAGATTGAGACGCCAATCATCCCCATTGAAGTGAAGCCTTCAAGTGAATTTAACGAAGTAGATCTTTATTTCAACTACATTATTGGGATACTTCGCTTAAATAACTTAATACCTCCGCTTCAGTAA
- a CDS encoding CAP domain-containing protein, whose protein sequence is MKNVLRFALLIVVIVIGMDVYDKVEWRNIGTEVERIINEEKFVLENTTEGVKQEESIAKDEPLPELTGIEKWVGQEVDTMKSNLGEPDRIDPSSYGYDWWIYEQSNSAYLQIGVEENRVVTVFFMGDVDAGERYPMGEQASTIFEDEAPQKEISVKFDAYDYRFQLTKEEQQLKPLVAIHEGLFAQYYFDKFNGSLRAVRIAEPGVLIKQRPYAVSYRGGLLEPEELSEEEWQGVQAAMEKQIHAMTNVLRNLSDKKPLGYNDEVAEVAFGHSKDMEENHYFSHTSPSEGELSDRLKEGDVLYSYAGENIAARYPDAGAAMIGWLNSKGHREALLNEEFTEIGVGVFRYYYTQNFIKPF, encoded by the coding sequence ATGAAAAATGTCCTTCGGTTCGCTTTGCTAATTGTTGTGATCGTCATTGGAATGGACGTTTACGACAAGGTCGAGTGGCGTAACATCGGCACAGAAGTTGAACGAATCATTAACGAAGAGAAATTCGTGTTGGAAAACACAACAGAAGGCGTGAAGCAGGAAGAGTCAATAGCGAAAGATGAACCACTACCTGAGCTAACAGGCATAGAAAAATGGGTAGGCCAAGAAGTTGATACAATGAAATCGAATCTGGGTGAACCTGATCGAATTGACCCTAGTTCTTACGGATATGACTGGTGGATCTATGAACAGTCTAACTCAGCTTATTTACAAATTGGTGTAGAAGAAAATCGAGTTGTCACGGTCTTTTTTATGGGAGATGTGGATGCTGGCGAGAGATACCCAATGGGAGAACAAGCTTCTACTATTTTCGAGGACGAAGCACCCCAAAAGGAGATTTCCGTGAAATTTGATGCTTATGACTATCGTTTTCAATTAACAAAAGAAGAACAGCAGCTAAAACCGTTAGTGGCCATCCACGAAGGATTATTTGCCCAATATTATTTTGATAAATTTAATGGAAGCTTGCGGGCAGTTAGAATTGCTGAGCCTGGTGTTCTCATTAAACAAAGACCATATGCCGTTTCTTACCGCGGTGGATTGCTAGAGCCCGAAGAGTTATCAGAAGAAGAATGGCAGGGCGTACAGGCAGCGATGGAAAAGCAAATACACGCAATGACAAATGTCCTTCGAAACCTTTCAGATAAAAAACCACTAGGTTATAACGATGAAGTTGCCGAAGTGGCGTTTGGTCACAGCAAAGATATGGAAGAGAATCATTATTTTTCACATACTTCTCCATCTGAAGGAGAGCTTTCCGATCGTTTAAAGGAAGGAGACGTTCTTTATAGTTATGCAGGAGAAAACATCGCAGCCAGATATCCTGATGCAGGAGCTGCGATGATTGGTTGGTTGAACAGTAAAGGACATCGTGAAGCGCTTCTTAATGAAGAATTTACTGAAATTGGTGTTGGGGTTTTCCGCTACTACTATACTCAGAATTTTATTAAACCTTTCTAG
- a CDS encoding YugN family protein yields the protein MKFDKTGLESTIVQFPILDHIMHENGLVLAGQWDYERVTYDYKFEDMTNGDVYYLRVPGVAIEGMVESSYAVIKLGKPYVGKHYYPHGVEYDEEFPETILNTCYKKLEILRDQLGSALQRSMVSVGDLAQYVTPTKPSDSVAEAAAIMKKENVTIVPVCDGENLVGIVTDRAIAVGGFADNQAGMTKVEELLEKPSMTLSPDMKPEQAAELMNESRLTEVIVVDGERFVGIVSYFHLKEKMNA from the coding sequence ATGAAATTTGATAAAACTGGTCTTGAATCTACGATCGTTCAATTTCCGATTCTCGATCACATCATGCATGAAAACGGTTTAGTTCTTGCTGGGCAATGGGATTATGAACGCGTTACATATGATTATAAGTTTGAGGATATGACAAACGGTGATGTTTACTATCTTCGAGTACCTGGCGTTGCAATCGAAGGTATGGTTGAATCCTCTTATGCTGTTATTAAATTAGGCAAGCCTTATGTTGGAAAGCATTACTACCCACATGGCGTGGAGTATGATGAAGAGTTCCCAGAAACAATTCTTAACACATGCTATAAGAAACTCGAAATTCTTCGTGATCAATTAGGTTCAGCTCTTCAAAGAAGTATGGTTTCAGTAGGGGATTTAGCTCAATATGTTACGCCAACTAAACCGTCTGATAGCGTTGCTGAAGCAGCTGCTATTATGAAGAAGGAAAACGTGACGATTGTGCCTGTGTGTGATGGAGAAAACTTAGTAGGTATTGTAACGGATCGTGCCATTGCGGTAGGTGGATTTGCCGATAATCAAGCGGGAATGACGAAAGTGGAAGAGCTATTAGAAAAGCCTTCGATGACACTATCACCGGATATGAAACCTGAGCAAGCAGCAGAATTAATGAATGAATCGCGCTTAACAGAAGTTATTGTCGTAGACGGAGAGCGTTTTGTTGGAATCGTTTCCTATTTCCATTTAAAAGAAAAAATGAACGCATAA
- the ylbD gene encoding spore coat protein YlbD, with translation MPEAKEKGSQKVQEFKTFVKAHPHVLKKVKQKEKTLQELFEEWMLFGEEDPSWYEENQEENPEKDREATNEKGIGSMLGAIKQMNFEEVQKGIEQFSGAVYSIQEVLSQFRKPKAQPPYSQSHSPFPFRHD, from the coding sequence TTGCCTGAAGCAAAGGAAAAGGGAAGTCAAAAAGTTCAGGAATTTAAAACGTTCGTCAAAGCTCATCCTCATGTACTAAAAAAAGTGAAGCAGAAGGAAAAAACGCTTCAAGAGTTGTTTGAGGAGTGGATGCTTTTTGGTGAAGAGGATCCAAGCTGGTATGAAGAAAATCAAGAAGAAAATCCAGAAAAAGATCGAGAAGCAACTAATGAAAAAGGGATAGGTAGCATGCTTGGGGCGATTAAACAAATGAATTTTGAAGAGGTTCAAAAGGGGATTGAGCAATTCAGCGGTGCCGTATATTCAATTCAAGAGGTATTGTCCCAATTTCGTAAACCAAAGGCACAGCCTCCTTACTCCCAATCCCATTCTCCTTTCCCGTTTCGACATGACTAG
- a CDS encoding patatin-like phospholipase family protein — MNRPKIGLALGSGGARGFAHLGVLKVLLQEKIPIDCIAGSSMGSLVGAIYGSGHDVETMEKMASLFRRKYYLDFTVPKMGFIAGNKVRSLIETLTHGKQIEDMDPPLAIVATDIIKGEKVVFRTGSVAQAVRASIAIPGILVPEKIGERLLVDGGVIDRVPVSVAREMGADLVIAVDVSNVKKEPDVTSIIDVIMQSIDIMQNEMVRLHEINADVMIKPGLESFQSRAFTNVVDIIKIGEEEAYRHLEQIHRAVKVWKEKNK; from the coding sequence GTGAACCGTCCAAAGATCGGATTAGCTCTCGGTTCTGGTGGAGCAAGAGGATTCGCTCATTTAGGTGTGCTTAAAGTATTACTTCAAGAAAAAATCCCGATTGATTGCATTGCCGGAAGTAGCATGGGATCACTCGTCGGTGCGATTTATGGATCTGGACATGATGTCGAAACGATGGAGAAAATGGCATCGCTTTTTCGCAGAAAGTATTATTTAGACTTTACCGTCCCTAAGATGGGGTTTATTGCGGGCAATAAAGTGAGAAGTTTAATTGAAACGTTGACTCATGGAAAACAGATAGAAGACATGGATCCTCCGCTTGCGATTGTGGCAACAGACATTATTAAAGGAGAAAAGGTGGTTTTTCGAACCGGATCTGTAGCGCAAGCGGTAAGAGCAAGTATTGCGATACCGGGGATATTAGTTCCCGAAAAGATTGGAGAGCGCCTTTTAGTAGATGGAGGTGTCATTGATCGCGTCCCGGTTTCTGTTGCAAGAGAAATGGGCGCAGATCTTGTCATTGCTGTTGACGTATCCAACGTAAAGAAAGAACCTGATGTGACATCCATTATAGACGTCATTATGCAAAGTATTGATATTATGCAGAATGAAATGGTGAGGCTGCATGAAATTAATGCAGATGTCATGATAAAACCAGGGTTGGAATCTTTTCAATCAAGAGCTTTTACAAACGTAGTGGATATCATTAAAATCGGAGAGGAAGAAGCCTATCGCCACCTTGAACAAATTCATCGGGCGGTGAAGGTGTGGAAGGAGAAAAACAAATGA
- a CDS encoding DUF2129 domain-containing protein: MFVERVGLAVYIQSLKHAKQLRRFGNVHYVSSKQKYVVIYINLDQLETTKERLNSLHFVKRVEPSKRPEVQTEYQNAKPDKAKQYDYKMGL; this comes from the coding sequence ATGTTTGTAGAACGGGTTGGCCTAGCAGTCTATATTCAGTCACTAAAGCATGCCAAACAGCTAAGAAGGTTTGGAAATGTTCACTACGTTTCCTCAAAACAAAAATATGTCGTGATTTATATTAATCTCGATCAATTGGAAACAACGAAAGAGCGCCTGAACTCTCTTCACTTTGTTAAGAGAGTGGAGCCATCAAAGCGTCCAGAGGTGCAAACTGAATATCAAAACGCTAAGCCTGATAAAGCAAAACAATATGATTACAAAATGGGTCTCTAA